The following proteins are co-located in the Rhodanobacteraceae bacterium genome:
- a CDS encoding helix-turn-helix domain-containing protein, which translates to MRERHAVLILPNGPLLPAVGALDALRTGNALLGGRALEWLVLSPDGRPVRCAGGETIHADASLDGCGDLAGVFVCAQAPPTAGDAAWIAQVLAGRGRDLDRRGGTLGGIGCGAAWWAQAGLMHGYRCCVPSAFMVETASRWPHAIVTAAHHVHDRNRWTCATGTAAIELVIRWFGTRHGERVQVQLLAHFAIERLRQEHERQPEATAARAGGSAKLSEAVALMQANLGEPLSTEDIARLVGVSRRQLERLFKQHLDTLPSRWYLEQRLQRARRQLQHSSQSILQIGLGCGFASGAHFSNAYRSFFGRTPRDERTARANAWRSEASAAAPPPTHSDETQA; encoded by the coding sequence ATGCGCGAGCGCCACGCGGTCCTGATCCTGCCGAACGGCCCCTTGCTGCCGGCCGTGGGCGCGCTGGATGCGCTGCGCACGGGCAATGCGCTGCTCGGTGGGCGCGCGCTGGAATGGCTGGTGCTCTCGCCGGATGGGCGCCCCGTGCGCTGCGCCGGGGGCGAGACCATCCATGCGGACGCTTCGCTGGACGGGTGCGGGGATCTCGCCGGCGTCTTCGTGTGTGCGCAGGCCCCGCCCACGGCCGGCGACGCGGCATGGATCGCCCAGGTGCTGGCCGGGCGCGGGCGCGACCTGGACCGGCGCGGAGGCACCCTCGGCGGGATCGGCTGCGGCGCGGCCTGGTGGGCACAGGCAGGGCTGATGCACGGTTATCGCTGTTGTGTGCCGTCGGCGTTCATGGTCGAAACCGCCTCGCGCTGGCCGCACGCGATCGTGACCGCCGCCCACCACGTGCACGATCGCAACCGCTGGACCTGTGCGACCGGCACGGCCGCGATCGAACTGGTCATCCGTTGGTTCGGCACGCGCCACGGTGAGCGGGTGCAGGTGCAGTTGCTGGCGCACTTCGCCATCGAGCGGCTGCGCCAGGAGCATGAACGGCAGCCCGAAGCGACGGCTGCGCGGGCCGGCGGAAGTGCCAAGCTGTCCGAGGCCGTGGCGTTGATGCAGGCCAATCTCGGCGAGCCGCTGTCGACCGAGGACATCGCGCGACTGGTCGGCGTCTCGCGGCGGCAGCTCGAACGGCTGTTCAAGCAACACCTGGATACCCTGCCCTCGCGCTGGTACCTGGAACAGCGGCTGCAGCGCGCCCGCCGGCAGTTGCAGCATTCCTCGCAGTCCATCCTGCAGATCGGCCTGGGCTGTGGCTTCGCCTCCGGCGCTCACTTCTCGAACGCCTACCGCAGCTTCTTCGGGCGCACCCCGCGCGACGAACGCACCGCGCGCGCCAACGCCTGGCGCAGCGAGGCCTCGGCTGCAGCCCCTCCACCCACTCATTCAGACGAGACGCAAGCATGA
- the yfcC gene encoding putative basic amino acid antiporter YfcC, which yields MHPSPSARTGFKAPDTLLILALAAVLVALAVSFIAPGRFATVERMEGSRQVSIQLASYERAGDPKAVPLFAEGGGLGLLNLPFEGLVAGDKFGSAVGIVAFLLVLGGSFGVLMRTGAIDRTLAGFIDRFQDRLAILIPGLFLLFSLGGAIFGMGEETIPFVLLLVPVFARLGLDATCVVLVSFVATQVGFATSWMNPFSVIVAQGVAGLPPVSGAGLRVLMWTVFTAIGAAMTLRYALRHRHPRAAAANRPAEALERASGNDALVMLLLVATMAWVIYGVTARGYYLPELAAQFFAMGLAVGIVAWLGRRPGIDANALADAFREGCAQMLPVVLVVAMAKSLMLLLGGTDPSQPSVLNTLLYHLAHALEGLPAAVAAGLMLAFQSVLNVLVPSGSGQAALTMPIMAPLGDLLGVSRQVSVLAFQLGDGLTNIIVPTSATLMGVLGAARIDWLQWARFIAGWLAWLLGLSLLFVVGAVIVGYA from the coding sequence ATGCACCCGAGTCCATCTGCCCGCACCGGCTTCAAGGCCCCGGATACCCTGCTGATCCTCGCGCTCGCGGCGGTCCTGGTGGCGCTCGCCGTCTCCTTCATTGCCCCCGGCCGTTTTGCCACGGTGGAGCGAATGGAGGGCTCACGCCAGGTCTCGATCCAGTTGGCGAGCTACGAGCGTGCGGGCGATCCGAAGGCGGTCCCGCTGTTCGCCGAGGGCGGCGGCCTGGGCCTGCTGAACCTGCCATTCGAAGGCCTGGTTGCCGGCGACAAGTTCGGTTCGGCGGTGGGCATCGTGGCCTTCCTGCTGGTGCTTGGCGGCAGCTTCGGCGTGTTGATGCGCACGGGTGCGATCGACCGCACCCTGGCCGGTTTCATCGACCGTTTCCAGGACCGGCTGGCGATCCTCATTCCCGGTCTGTTCCTGCTCTTCTCGCTCGGCGGCGCGATCTTCGGCATGGGCGAGGAGACCATTCCCTTCGTGTTGCTGCTGGTGCCGGTGTTCGCGCGCCTGGGACTGGATGCGACCTGTGTCGTGCTGGTGAGTTTCGTCGCCACCCAGGTGGGTTTCGCCACCAGTTGGATGAACCCCTTCAGCGTGATCGTCGCGCAAGGGGTGGCCGGCCTGCCGCCAGTATCCGGCGCCGGGTTGCGGGTGCTGATGTGGACGGTATTCACGGCCATCGGAGCGGCGATGACCCTGCGCTACGCCCTGCGCCACCGGCACCCGCGGGCCGCCGCCGCGAATCGCCCCGCAGAGGCACTGGAGCGCGCCAGCGGAAACGACGCGCTGGTGATGCTGCTGCTGGTGGCCACCATGGCCTGGGTGATTTACGGGGTGACCGCGCGTGGCTACTACCTGCCGGAACTCGCGGCGCAGTTCTTCGCGATGGGGCTGGCGGTGGGCATCGTCGCTTGGCTCGGACGCCGGCCGGGCATCGACGCCAATGCCCTGGCCGACGCATTCCGCGAGGGCTGCGCGCAGATGTTGCCGGTGGTGCTCGTGGTCGCCATGGCCAAGTCACTGATGTTGTTGCTCGGCGGCACCGATCCCAGCCAGCCGTCCGTGCTGAACACCCTGCTGTACCACCTGGCCCACGCGCTCGAGGGCCTGCCCGCGGCAGTGGCGGCCGGCCTGATGCTGGCCTTCCAGTCGGTGCTGAACGTCCTGGTGCCCTCGGGCTCGGGACAGGCCGCGTTGACCATGCCGATCATGGCCCCGCTCGGCGACCTGCTCGGGGTGAGCCGCCAGGTCAGCGTGCTTGCCTTCCAGCTCGGCGACGGGCTGACCAACATCATCGTGCCGACGTCGGCCACCCTGATGGGCGTGCTCGGTGCCGCGCGCATCGACTGGCTGCAGTGGGCGCGCTTCATCGCGGGATGGCTCGCCTGGCTGCTCGGACTGTCCTTGCTGTTCGTGGTGGGGGCGGTGATCGTCGGCTATGCCTGA
- a CDS encoding class 1 fructose-bisphosphatase, translating into MKPISLTRFLIEEQREHGRINSDLRLLIEVVARACKGISIAVGKGALGGVLGSADSENIQGEVQKKLDVLSNEILLEANEWGGHLAAIASEEMDHPHAIPNRYPKGEYLLLFDPLDGSSNIDVNVSVGTIFSVLRCPDGVTEPTEADFLQPGSQQLAAGYAVYGPSTILVLTTGSGTHSFTLDREVGSFVLTGRNLRIPEETSEFAINMSNIRHWQAPMRRYIDELLAGKTGPRGRDFNMRWVASMVADVHRILTRGGIFMYPRDLKDPSKPGRLRLMYEANPMAFIVEQAGGAATTGLMRMLDVQPTELHQRVPVFLGSRAEVERVSAYHRELP; encoded by the coding sequence ATGAAACCGATTTCCCTGACGCGCTTCCTGATCGAGGAGCAGCGCGAGCACGGCCGCATCAACTCGGACCTGCGCCTGCTGATCGAGGTGGTCGCGCGCGCCTGCAAGGGCATCTCGATTGCGGTCGGCAAGGGCGCGCTGGGCGGTGTGCTCGGCAGCGCCGACAGCGAGAACATCCAGGGCGAGGTGCAGAAGAAGCTCGATGTGCTGTCGAACGAGATCCTGCTCGAAGCCAACGAATGGGGCGGCCACCTGGCGGCGATCGCGTCGGAGGAAATGGACCATCCGCACGCGATCCCGAATCGCTACCCCAAGGGCGAGTACCTGCTGCTGTTCGATCCGCTGGACGGCAGCTCCAACATCGACGTCAACGTCTCGGTGGGCACGATCTTCTCCGTGCTGCGCTGCCCGGACGGCGTGACCGAGCCGACCGAGGCGGACTTCCTGCAGCCTGGCTCGCAGCAGCTGGCGGCCGGTTACGCGGTCTATGGCCCGAGCACGATCCTGGTGCTGACCACGGGCTCCGGGACCCACAGCTTCACGCTCGACCGCGAGGTCGGCTCCTTCGTCCTCACCGGCCGCAATCTTCGAATTCCGGAGGAAACCTCCGAGTTCGCGATCAACATGTCGAACATCCGCCATTGGCAGGCGCCGATGCGCCGATACATCGACGAATTGCTGGCCGGCAAGACCGGCCCACGTGGACGCGATTTCAACATGCGCTGGGTCGCCAGCATGGTCGCCGACGTCCACCGCATCCTCACCCGCGGCGGGATCTTCATGTACCCGCGCGACCTCAAGGACCCGTCCAAGCCGGGCCGCCTGCGCCTGATGTACGAGGCCAACCCGATGGCCTTCATCGTCGAGCAGGCGGGCGGCGCTGCGACCACCGGCCTGATGCGCATGCTGGACGTGCAACCGACCGAACTGCACCAGCGGGTGCCGGTGTTCCTGGGTTCCAGGGCGGAAGTGGAGCGGGTCAGCGCCTATCACCGCGAACTACCCTGA
- a CDS encoding TfoX/Sxy family protein: MAPPVAKIRNVGPKSAAWLRQIGIRTEEDLRKIGSVEAYRRVKVAGFKPTLNLLYSMAGAEDDCHWTALSEERKAALVLAADAIDQEMSARKTAKRQGQTYSGASMVDKALSFTEPVDTEAPAASSGDDEH, from the coding sequence ATGGCCCCACCCGTCGCGAAGATCCGCAATGTCGGCCCGAAGAGCGCCGCCTGGCTGCGCCAGATCGGCATCCGCACCGAGGAGGATCTGCGCAAGATCGGATCGGTGGAGGCCTATCGCCGGGTCAAGGTGGCCGGGTTCAAGCCGACCCTGAACCTGCTGTATTCGATGGCCGGCGCCGAGGACGACTGCCATTGGACCGCGCTCAGCGAGGAGCGCAAGGCCGCGTTGGTGCTGGCGGCGGACGCCATCGACCAGGAAATGAGCGCGCGCAAGACCGCCAAGCGCCAGGGCCAGACCTATTCCGGGGCATCGATGGTGGACAAGGCCCTGAGCTTTACCGAACCGGTCGACACCGAAGCACCGGCGGCATCCTCCGGCGATGACGAACACTGA
- a CDS encoding TonB-dependent receptor, with amino-acid sequence MQTPNPRWRTARRRSLLTLALTQALWAPAVVWAQAPEDSAEPAELDAVFVTGSRIKRIDAETALPVEVITREEIATRGLTTAAEMVKSLTANTAPLADGASITDSTSGQRGFNGANLRGVGVSSTLILLNGRRLANFASPGDEAGVDLNNIPAGAIERVEVLKDGASAVYGSDAIGGVINFITRTDYQGLDLSLLAADTDQGGADKQTATISGGFGDLQQDRFNVFGTLDVQHLGALRSSQRDFIRERPLATTLPALMSSNTYPANIDISSAQRNALIAAGLLPAGTTRTRINPSFPGCNPPATVNAPQGPGGPVACSYDYMQDTELYPESDKIGFIGRAVFQVSDSHQLYAEASFARVETLYRLSPNPQRIRNLPVSILPEPYRSALTGPSLPSTFSGVRYRMSEAGNRTSEVTSEGSRIVLGAEGSFGEWYYGAGLSRAENDAIDRYVDGYVLFDQFDAAVRNGTVNPFGPSSAAGQQLIDSIKIDDEARKSRGTSESFDFNFSRSLMELDGGELGLALGGEFRRERQNFDPSDLLQSNNIAGDRDSTLQPGDPPALVATRESRTIASAYAELNAPVSETVELQGALRFDEYEDVGSTFNPKFGVRWQPRTDLVLRASAGTGFRAPSISDLYRPTIFGVTSSLITDPQCADAEGSIDLCTDQWPVERRSNPDLDPERSRQFSAGFIYEPSERFNLGVEYFWLQKRDVISTLGEQIIIENPDRYNGTYIERDEDGFISNIILQKENQGRLKTSGLDFSGRLASGETDWGTFSVDLTGTLVLEYERQFGPLEPYRSNLGRFLNDQVIQRWRHRVAFNWDRESFGLTLANTWLSGYRDQNTTYDPFSDERLPPRDVDAYSLWDLTGSWQVNDQLRLRGGVLNVFDEDPPFSNQAYFFIAGYDPTYTDPRGRSFYLGLEYKFR; translated from the coding sequence ATGCAGACCCCGAATCCGCGGTGGCGCACCGCTCGCCGGCGCTCCCTACTGACGCTCGCACTGACCCAGGCCCTGTGGGCTCCGGCGGTCGTCTGGGCCCAGGCGCCAGAGGATTCCGCCGAACCGGCGGAACTGGACGCGGTCTTCGTCACCGGTTCGCGCATCAAGCGCATCGACGCCGAGACTGCACTGCCGGTGGAAGTCATCACGCGCGAGGAAATCGCCACGCGTGGCCTGACCACGGCGGCCGAGATGGTCAAGTCGCTGACCGCGAACACCGCGCCCCTCGCGGACGGTGCCAGCATCACCGACAGCACCTCCGGGCAGCGCGGCTTCAACGGCGCCAACCTGCGCGGCGTGGGGGTGTCCAGCACCCTGATCCTGCTCAACGGTCGTCGGCTGGCCAATTTCGCCTCGCCCGGCGACGAGGCGGGGGTGGACCTCAACAACATCCCGGCGGGCGCCATCGAGCGTGTCGAAGTGCTCAAGGACGGCGCATCCGCGGTGTATGGCTCGGATGCGATCGGCGGCGTGATCAACTTCATCACCCGCACGGACTACCAGGGCCTGGACCTGTCGCTGCTGGCAGCCGACACCGACCAGGGCGGCGCGGACAAACAGACCGCAACGATCAGCGGCGGCTTCGGCGACCTGCAGCAGGACCGTTTCAACGTCTTCGGCACGCTCGATGTGCAGCACCTGGGCGCGCTGCGCTCCAGCCAGCGGGACTTCATCCGCGAGCGGCCGCTTGCCACCACCTTGCCCGCGCTGATGTCGAGCAACACCTATCCGGCCAACATCGATATCAGCAGCGCCCAGCGCAACGCGTTGATCGCCGCCGGCCTGCTGCCGGCCGGGACCACGCGCACTCGCATCAACCCGAGTTTCCCGGGGTGCAATCCACCCGCCACGGTCAACGCGCCGCAGGGACCGGGTGGCCCGGTGGCCTGCAGTTACGACTACATGCAGGACACCGAGCTGTATCCAGAGTCGGACAAGATCGGATTCATCGGCCGCGCGGTGTTCCAGGTGTCGGACAGCCACCAGTTGTACGCAGAAGCATCCTTCGCGCGCGTCGAGACCTTGTATCGGCTGAGCCCCAACCCGCAGCGGATCCGCAACCTGCCGGTGTCGATCCTGCCCGAACCGTACCGCAGCGCCTTGACCGGGCCGAGCCTGCCGAGCACATTCAGCGGCGTCCGCTACCGCATGAGCGAAGCCGGCAACCGCACCAGCGAGGTCACCAGCGAAGGCAGCCGCATCGTGCTGGGCGCCGAGGGCAGCTTTGGCGAGTGGTACTACGGTGCCGGACTGTCGCGCGCGGAAAACGATGCGATCGATCGCTACGTGGACGGCTATGTCCTGTTCGACCAGTTCGACGCCGCGGTGCGCAACGGTACCGTCAATCCCTTCGGCCCGTCGTCCGCCGCCGGGCAGCAACTGATCGACAGCATCAAGATCGATGACGAGGCGCGCAAGTCGCGCGGCACCAGCGAGAGCTTCGATTTCAACTTCTCGCGCTCACTGATGGAACTGGACGGCGGTGAGCTCGGGCTCGCATTGGGCGGTGAGTTCCGGCGCGAACGCCAGAACTTCGATCCTTCCGATCTGCTGCAGAGCAACAACATCGCCGGCGATCGCGACAGCACCCTGCAACCGGGCGATCCGCCGGCGCTGGTCGCCACCCGCGAGAGTCGCACCATTGCATCGGCCTATGCCGAGCTGAATGCGCCGGTTTCCGAGACCGTGGAGCTCCAGGGCGCGCTCCGTTTCGATGAATACGAGGATGTCGGCTCCACCTTCAACCCCAAGTTCGGCGTGCGTTGGCAGCCGCGCACAGACCTGGTGTTGCGCGCCTCCGCCGGCACCGGATTCCGCGCGCCGTCGATCAGCGACCTGTACCGCCCGACCATTTTCGGCGTGACCTCCAGCCTGATCACCGACCCGCAGTGCGCGGATGCGGAAGGCAGCATCGACCTGTGTACCGACCAGTGGCCGGTGGAGCGTCGCAGCAATCCGGATCTGGATCCCGAGCGTTCGCGCCAGTTCTCGGCGGGCTTCATCTACGAGCCCAGCGAGCGCTTCAACCTGGGCGTGGAGTATTTCTGGCTGCAGAAGCGCGATGTCATCAGCACCCTGGGCGAGCAGATCATCATCGAGAATCCGGATCGCTACAACGGCACCTACATCGAGCGCGACGAAGACGGCTTCATCAGCAACATCATCCTGCAGAAGGAAAACCAGGGGCGCCTGAAGACCAGCGGACTCGATTTCAGCGGCCGGCTGGCGTCCGGCGAAACCGACTGGGGCACCTTCAGCGTCGATCTCACGGGGACACTGGTTCTCGAGTACGAACGCCAGTTCGGGCCGCTCGAGCCCTATCGCAGCAACCTCGGCCGCTTCCTCAACGATCAGGTCATCCAGCGCTGGCGCCACCGGGTGGCTTTCAACTGGGATCGCGAGTCCTTCGGCCTGACGCTCGCCAACACCTGGCTGTCCGGCTACCGCGACCAGAACACGACCTACGATCCCTTCAGCGACGAACGCCTGCCGCCGCGCGATGTGGACGCCTATTCGCTGTGGGACCTGACTGGCAGCTGGCAGGTCAACGACCAGTTGCGCCTCCGCGGGGGCGTCCTCAATGTCTTCGACGAGGACCCGCCGTTCTCCAACCAGGCCTATTTCTTCATCGCAGGATACGACCCGACCTACACCGATCCGCGGGGTCGCAGCTTCTACCTCGGCCTGGAGTACAAGTTCCGCTGA
- a CDS encoding arginine N-succinyltransferase, which translates to MTTCDRPTRFLLRPCTAEDLPALERFAAASPVGITTLPHDRAFLTDRLQRSLHSFATDDASGEEIYLFALEDLSRGNVVGISGIAARAGFADPFYSFRNEFVVHASRALGISTRIHTLQVCHDLTDVSLFISFHIDPAYTDTLAPQLLSRARLLFISQFPERFSDRVAAESAGLADDSGRCPLWDAVGRQFFGMDYPTIERLTGGRSKTFIADLMPPSPIYVPLLPEEAQFAIGQLHPIAELPFSILIDEGFDADTYVDLFDGGPTAQERLAMLKTVSRARRYRARAGSVGAGDWHLLCNPARGGFRATLALAHAEGEELLVDAGALQCLGVVPGGVLRAARLDTAQGGER; encoded by the coding sequence ATGACCACCTGCGATCGCCCCACGCGCTTCCTGTTGCGTCCGTGCACAGCCGAAGACCTGCCGGCACTCGAGCGCTTTGCGGCGGCCAGCCCGGTGGGCATCACCACCTTGCCGCACGATCGCGCATTCCTGACCGATCGCCTGCAACGCTCGCTGCATTCCTTCGCCACCGACGACGCGAGTGGCGAGGAGATCTACCTGTTCGCACTCGAGGACCTGTCCCGAGGGAACGTGGTGGGGATCAGTGGGATTGCTGCGCGCGCAGGCTTCGCCGACCCCTTCTACAGCTTCCGCAACGAGTTCGTCGTGCACGCAAGCCGGGCACTCGGGATATCCACGCGCATCCATACCCTGCAGGTCTGCCATGACCTGACCGACGTCAGCCTGTTCATCAGCTTCCACATCGATCCGGCCTATACCGACACCCTGGCGCCGCAACTGCTGTCGCGCGCGCGCCTGCTGTTCATCTCGCAATTTCCAGAGCGCTTCTCCGACCGCGTTGCCGCCGAGAGCGCCGGCCTGGCCGACGACAGTGGCCGCTGCCCGCTGTGGGACGCGGTAGGACGCCAGTTCTTCGGCATGGACTATCCGACCATCGAGCGCCTGACCGGCGGGCGCAGCAAGACCTTCATCGCGGACCTGATGCCTCCTTCTCCCATCTACGTGCCGCTGCTGCCGGAAGAGGCCCAGTTCGCGATCGGGCAGTTGCATCCGATCGCGGAGCTGCCGTTTTCCATCCTGATCGACGAGGGCTTCGATGCCGACACCTACGTCGACCTGTTCGACGGCGGACCGACCGCCCAGGAACGCCTGGCCATGCTCAAGACGGTCTCCCGCGCGCGTCGCTACCGCGCGCGCGCCGGCAGCGTGGGCGCGGGCGACTGGCATCTGCTGTGTAATCCTGCGCGCGGCGGATTCCGCGCCACGCTGGCGCTCGCGCACGCCGAGGGCGAGGAACTGCTGGTCGATGCCGGCGCCCTGCAGTGCCTGGGTGTCGTTCCCGGCGGTGTTCTGCGGGCGGCGCGGCTGGACACCGCACAAGGGGGCGAGCGATGA
- a CDS encoding arginine N-succinyltransferase — translation MSACEIRPADAGDLPRLSALLPAHTLDSAGLPDDEDDCLMVACAGPRLLACARIRKAIGLEQPRFWFHVGCRVHAAADLGMFRRERTLLLGNDHTGAAEITDFCVDPAVAAGGDAGPLAARMVASALEWLRGRPAVDGEIPRVIAALPGPLSADGSPAFWNGLGRHFFPGDVDEVQARFGPSWEAHVAALLPRHPLVVSVLRGESQAAIGALRPDAAVWRDALTAAGLHPGQHVGIHDGGPVYEAHLPTLWRNP, via the coding sequence ATGAGTGCCTGTGAAATCCGGCCGGCCGATGCCGGCGATCTGCCGCGCCTGTCGGCCCTGCTGCCTGCGCACACCCTGGACAGCGCCGGCTTGCCCGATGACGAGGACGACTGCCTGATGGTGGCTTGTGCCGGGCCGCGCCTGCTCGCCTGCGCACGCATCCGCAAGGCCATCGGCCTGGAACAGCCGCGCTTCTGGTTCCATGTCGGGTGTCGGGTGCATGCCGCGGCTGATCTCGGCATGTTCCGCAGGGAGCGCACACTGCTGCTGGGCAACGACCATACAGGCGCCGCCGAGATCACCGATTTCTGCGTCGATCCGGCGGTCGCGGCAGGTGGCGACGCCGGACCCCTCGCGGCACGGATGGTCGCAAGCGCGCTCGAATGGCTGCGCGGGCGCCCGGCTGTCGACGGCGAGATTCCGCGGGTGATCGCCGCCTTGCCGGGTCCGCTGTCGGCGGATGGCTCGCCGGCATTCTGGAACGGGCTGGGAAGGCACTTCTTCCCCGGCGATGTCGACGAGGTGCAGGCTCGCTTCGGCCCGTCCTGGGAGGCGCATGTCGCGGCGTTGTTGCCACGACATCCCCTGGTGGTGTCCGTGCTGCGCGGGGAATCGCAGGCGGCGATTGGCGCCCTGCGCCCGGACGCTGCGGTCTGGCGCGACGCATTGACCGCCGCTGGCCTGCACCCGGGGCAACACGTGGGAATCCACGACGGGGGCCCGGTGTACGAGGCGCACCTCCCCACACTGTGGCGCAACCCATGA
- a CDS encoding DUF1176 domain-containing protein, whose amino-acid sequence MRTLVSLALLMASVAAPAQGYKEVKRWVAGCDNTRHCTAVGFAPADAGSYAFLHFERGGRGDDAVTRITLRVDHPLSREIYWILQADDAELLQFNDAHLVDADSGEGIDVVITDADEIAAMFGAMRGADTLTLVGDGGPVGTISLSGASAILLWIDEQQRRLGTTTAFVRKGEQPTSSIPVPPAPLQPRASAGGRALDEVETSRLGQLVRETLEGDECEEIDYDTLLRDSAFELADGRTLVQLVCYVAAYNSGSSWFLLSQGAQPQRIAFPLPRDDGSMTVDGDLVNADFDPATGVLSMFGKGRGIGDCGASGQWVWTEQGFDLVEYRRMGECAGVTPDYWPMLYRSAR is encoded by the coding sequence ATGCGCACTCTCGTGTCTCTGGCCTTGCTGATGGCGTCGGTCGCTGCGCCTGCCCAGGGCTACAAGGAAGTCAAGCGCTGGGTCGCCGGGTGCGACAACACGCGCCATTGCACGGCCGTGGGATTCGCCCCGGCCGATGCGGGCAGCTACGCCTTCCTGCACTTCGAACGCGGTGGCCGTGGCGACGATGCGGTCACCCGCATCACCCTGCGCGTCGACCATCCGCTTTCGCGCGAGATCTACTGGATCCTGCAGGCGGACGACGCCGAACTGCTGCAGTTCAACGATGCGCACCTGGTCGACGCCGACAGCGGCGAGGGCATCGACGTGGTCATCACCGATGCGGATGAGATCGCTGCGATGTTCGGCGCGATGCGCGGCGCGGACACACTGACGCTGGTTGGCGACGGTGGCCCGGTGGGGACCATCTCGCTGTCCGGTGCCAGCGCCATTCTGCTGTGGATCGACGAGCAGCAGCGGCGGCTCGGCACCACGACCGCGTTCGTGCGCAAGGGCGAGCAGCCAACATCGTCGATCCCCGTGCCTCCCGCGCCGCTGCAGCCACGTGCGTCAGCCGGCGGACGTGCGCTGGATGAGGTCGAAACCAGCCGTCTGGGCCAGCTGGTGCGCGAGACCCTCGAAGGGGATGAATGCGAAGAGATCGATTACGACACCTTGCTGCGCGACAGCGCCTTCGAACTCGCCGACGGTCGCACCCTGGTACAACTGGTCTGCTACGTGGCGGCTTACAACTCCGGCAGCAGCTGGTTTCTGCTGTCACAGGGTGCGCAGCCGCAACGGATCGCCTTTCCGCTCCCGCGCGATGATGGCAGCATGACCGTCGACGGCGATCTCGTGAACGCGGATTTCGACCCGGCCACCGGGGTGCTGTCCATGTTCGGCAAGGGCCGCGGGATCGGCGATTGCGGTGCCAGCGGCCAGTGGGTGTGGACCGAGCAGGGATTCGACCTGGTCGAGTACCGGCGGATGGGCGAATGCGCCGGAGTGACCCCTGACTACTGGCCAATGCTGTATCGCTCGGCTCGCTGA
- a CDS encoding C40 family peptidase produces the protein MTNTERRPRLGCASLLLALLLAGCASTPPPRIATSAPMALRAGASASADLAFRALGLVGTPYRSAGTDPSVGFDCSGFVVYVYRDVLGMQLPRTTRAQYDFPARHAKRSALTTGDLVFFDTSGRGVSHVGIYVGEGRFVHAPNHAGRVRLDHLDDRYWQQRYLGARRVLR, from the coding sequence ATGACGAACACTGAGCGGAGGCCGCGGCTCGGCTGCGCGTCGCTGCTGCTGGCCTTGTTGCTGGCTGGCTGCGCGAGCACGCCGCCGCCGCGCATTGCGACGTCCGCTCCAATGGCGTTGCGAGCGGGCGCGAGCGCCAGCGCCGACCTCGCCTTCCGCGCGCTCGGGCTGGTCGGAACACCCTACCGCAGCGCCGGGACAGATCCATCGGTCGGCTTCGACTGCTCCGGCTTCGTGGTCTACGTCTACCGCGATGTGCTCGGCATGCAACTGCCGCGGACCACGCGCGCGCAGTACGATTTTCCGGCGCGGCACGCCAAGCGCAGCGCGCTGACCACCGGCGACCTGGTGTTCTTCGACACCAGCGGCCGCGGCGTCTCGCATGTCGGCATCTATGTCGGCGAGGGCCGTTTCGTGCACGCGCCGAACCACGCCGGCCGCGTGCGCCTGGACCACCTCGACGACCGCTACTGGCAGCAGCGCTACCTTGGCGCCCGTCGCGTCCTGCGCTGA